Proteins co-encoded in one Streptomyces roseochromogenus subsp. oscitans DS 12.976 genomic window:
- a CDS encoding Gfo/Idh/MocA family protein: protein MVDELGVAVVGFGWMGRVHSQAYARLPHHYPHLPLRPRLITVAEEVPGRAEEAAAQFGFASATRDWREVAADPRVRAVSITAPNFLHREIGVTMAEAGKHIWIEKPVGLTAGDARAVADAAAKAGVRGAVGFNYRNAPAVEAARELIASGEIGAVTHVRIRLFSDYAAHPDGALTWRYERARGGSGVLGDLASHGADLARFLLGEITSLTADTAIFLPERARPTGATAGHTLAAGGERGPVENEDYVNCLLRFASGARGVLEACRVSVGEQNNYGFEVHGTKGAVFWDFRRLNELAVSRGSAYQDQPVSTVYVGPGAGEFAAFQPGAANAMGYDDLKVIEAYRFVRSVAEGVPYGTTLADAVRSAAALDAMTLAAQRRTWVDVETG from the coding sequence ATGGTGGATGAGCTGGGTGTCGCCGTCGTCGGGTTCGGCTGGATGGGCCGGGTGCACTCCCAGGCGTACGCGCGGCTGCCGCACCACTATCCGCACCTCCCGCTGCGGCCCCGGCTGATCACCGTCGCCGAGGAGGTGCCGGGTCGGGCCGAGGAGGCCGCCGCGCAGTTCGGGTTCGCCTCCGCGACCCGCGACTGGCGGGAGGTCGCCGCGGACCCGCGCGTGCGGGCCGTCAGCATCACCGCCCCGAACTTCCTGCACCGGGAGATCGGTGTGACGATGGCCGAGGCCGGCAAGCACATCTGGATCGAAAAACCGGTCGGGCTGACCGCCGGGGACGCCCGCGCGGTGGCCGACGCGGCCGCCAAGGCCGGCGTGCGGGGCGCGGTCGGCTTCAACTACCGCAACGCGCCCGCCGTCGAGGCCGCCCGCGAGCTGATCGCCTCCGGTGAGATCGGCGCGGTGACCCACGTCCGCATCCGCCTGTTCAGCGACTACGCGGCCCACCCGGACGGCGCCCTGACCTGGCGGTACGAGCGGGCGCGCGGCGGCAGCGGGGTGCTCGGCGATCTGGCCTCGCACGGCGCGGACCTGGCCCGCTTCCTGCTCGGCGAGATCACCTCGCTCACCGCCGACACTGCGATCTTCCTCCCCGAGCGGGCCCGGCCGACCGGCGCCACCGCCGGCCACACCCTCGCCGCCGGCGGCGAACGGGGCCCGGTCGAGAACGAGGACTACGTCAACTGCCTGCTGCGCTTCGCCTCCGGCGCGCGCGGGGTCCTGGAGGCCTGCCGGGTCTCGGTCGGCGAACAGAACAACTACGGCTTCGAGGTGCACGGCACGAAGGGGGCTGTCTTCTGGGACTTCCGGCGGCTGAACGAGCTGGCGGTGAGCCGGGGTTCGGCGTACCAGGACCAGCCCGTGAGCACGGTGTACGTCGGGCCGGGCGCCGGTGAGTTCGCGGCGTTTCAGCCGGGGGCGGCGAATGCGATGGGGTACGACGATCTGAAGGTGATCGAGGCGTACCGCTTCGTACGGTCGGTGGCCGAGGGGGTGCCGTACGGTACGACGCTTGCGGATGCGGTGCGGAGCGCTGCCGCGTTGGACGCGATGACGCTGGCCGCTCAGCGGAGGACTTGGGTGGACGTGGAGACAGGTTGA
- a CDS encoding ATP-binding cassette domain-containing protein: protein MTDNGTGTHGAVLQDAAPQQDGPLVELRGAGKSYGNIRALHGVDLTVRPGQVTCVLGDNGAGKSTLIKIISGLHQHTEGEFLVDEEPVRFTTPREALDRGIATVYQDLATVPLMPVWRNFFLGSEMTKGPWPVRRLDIARMKATADQELRNMGIVLDDLEQPIGTLSGGQRQCVAIARAVYFGARVLILDEPTAALGVKQSGVVLKYIAAARDRGLGVIFITHNPHHAYMVGDHFSVLRLGTLELSASRAEVSLEELTNHMAGGAELAALKHELAQVRGVDTDELPEESDLTPPVAPSPEGTP from the coding sequence ATGACTGACAACGGAACCGGAACCCACGGCGCCGTCCTCCAGGACGCCGCACCCCAGCAGGACGGCCCGCTGGTCGAACTGCGCGGCGCGGGCAAGTCCTACGGCAACATCCGCGCCCTGCACGGCGTCGACCTGACCGTCCGTCCCGGCCAGGTCACCTGCGTCCTCGGCGACAACGGCGCCGGCAAATCCACCCTCATCAAAATCATCTCCGGCCTGCACCAGCACACCGAGGGCGAATTCCTCGTCGACGAGGAGCCGGTACGCTTCACCACCCCGCGCGAGGCCCTGGACCGCGGCATCGCCACCGTCTACCAGGACCTGGCGACGGTGCCGTTGATGCCGGTGTGGCGCAACTTCTTCCTCGGCTCGGAAATGACCAAGGGGCCCTGGCCCGTCCGCCGCCTGGACATCGCCCGCATGAAGGCCACCGCCGATCAGGAACTGCGCAACATGGGCATCGTCCTGGACGACCTCGAACAGCCCATCGGCACCCTCTCCGGCGGCCAGCGCCAATGCGTCGCCATCGCCCGCGCCGTCTACTTCGGCGCCCGCGTCCTCATCCTGGACGAGCCCACCGCCGCCCTCGGCGTGAAGCAGTCCGGCGTCGTCCTCAAATACATCGCCGCCGCCCGCGACCGCGGCCTGGGCGTCATCTTCATCACCCACAACCCCCACCACGCCTACATGGTCGGCGACCACTTCAGCGTCCTGCGCCTGGGCACCCTCGAACTGTCCGCGTCCCGCGCCGAGGTCAGCCTGGAGGAGCTGACCAACCACATGGCCGGCGGTGCCGAACTCGCCGCCCTCAAACACGAACTGGCCCAGGTACGCGGCGTCGACACCGACGAACTCCCCGAAGAGAGCGACCTCACCCCACCCGTCGCACCCTCCCCGGAAGGAACCCCCTGA
- a CDS encoding sugar phosphate isomerase/epimerase family protein: MATPTPLDRIRVGSAPDSWGVWFPDDPRQVPWERFLDEVSEAGYEWIELGPYGYLPTDPARLRDEVARRNLKVSAGTVFTGMHRGPSVWEETWAHVSQVAALTEAMGARHLVVIPSFWRDDKTAEILEPPELTAEQWAHLTKGMERLGHEVKETYGLDIVVHPHADTHIDTEEHVERFLDSTDTDLVNLCLDTGHYAYCGGDSVKLIETYGERIGYLHLKQVDPEILAEVQAEGTPFGPAVARGVMCEPPSGVPVLGPVMEAAQRLGVDLFAIVEQDMYPCEPDKPLPIAVRTRRFLRSCGA, translated from the coding sequence ATGGCCACCCCCACCCCGCTGGACCGTATCCGGGTCGGCTCGGCCCCCGACTCCTGGGGCGTCTGGTTCCCCGACGACCCGCGGCAGGTGCCCTGGGAACGCTTCCTCGACGAGGTCTCCGAAGCGGGCTACGAGTGGATCGAACTCGGCCCCTACGGCTACCTCCCCACCGACCCCGCGCGCCTCAGGGACGAGGTGGCCCGGCGGAACCTGAAGGTCTCGGCGGGCACCGTCTTCACCGGCATGCACCGCGGCCCGTCCGTGTGGGAGGAGACCTGGGCCCATGTCAGCCAGGTCGCCGCGCTCACCGAGGCGATGGGGGCACGGCATCTGGTGGTCATCCCCTCCTTCTGGCGGGACGACAAAACCGCCGAGATCCTGGAGCCGCCGGAGCTGACCGCCGAGCAGTGGGCGCACCTGACCAAGGGCATGGAGCGGCTCGGTCACGAGGTCAAGGAGACATACGGCCTGGACATCGTCGTACACCCGCACGCCGACACGCACATCGACACCGAGGAGCACGTCGAACGCTTCCTGGACTCGACCGACACGGATCTGGTCAACCTCTGCCTGGACACCGGGCACTACGCCTACTGCGGCGGGGACAGCGTCAAGCTCATCGAGACCTACGGCGAGCGCATCGGCTATCTCCATCTCAAGCAGGTGGACCCGGAGATCCTCGCCGAGGTGCAGGCCGAGGGAACTCCGTTCGGGCCCGCCGTGGCCCGCGGTGTGATGTGCGAACCGCCCTCAGGGGTACCGGTGTTGGGGCCGGTGATGGAAGCGGCGCAGCGGCTCGGCGTGGACCTGTTCGCGATCGTGGAGCAGGACATGTACCCGTGCGAGCCGGACAAGCCCCTGCCGATCGCGGTCCGCACCCGACGGTTCCTGCGCTCCTGCGGGGCTTGA
- a CDS encoding SDR family oxidoreductase, whose amino-acid sequence MGFLDGLLRDKIVLVNGGSQGVGAAIARAAAREGAVVAVTGRRTEPGEALVAELAAAGGKAMFVRADLADAEQARAAVAEVVDAYGRIDCLVNSAGLTSRGTLLDTTPDLFDAHIAINLKGPFFAMQAAVADMVARKAPGTIVNIITSSAHGGQPFLAPYVAAKAGLAGLTRNAAHAHRWDRIRINGLNIGWTATEGEDATQRAFHGAGDDWREQAAARLPMGKLGQPDEIADFVVFLLSDRSGVVTGSVIDWDQNVLGGLD is encoded by the coding sequence GTGGGATTTCTCGACGGACTTCTCCGGGACAAGATCGTCCTGGTCAACGGCGGCAGCCAGGGGGTCGGTGCCGCGATCGCGCGGGCCGCCGCCCGGGAAGGCGCCGTCGTGGCGGTCACCGGCCGCCGTACCGAACCCGGTGAGGCGCTGGTGGCCGAGCTGGCGGCGGCCGGGGGCAAGGCGATGTTCGTGCGTGCCGATCTGGCGGACGCCGAGCAGGCCAGGGCGGCGGTCGCCGAGGTGGTGGACGCCTACGGCCGGATCGACTGTCTGGTGAACTCGGCGGGGCTGACCTCGCGGGGCACACTGCTGGACACGACGCCGGACCTGTTCGACGCGCACATCGCGATCAACCTCAAGGGGCCGTTCTTCGCGATGCAGGCGGCGGTCGCCGACATGGTGGCGCGCAAGGCGCCTGGCACGATCGTCAACATCATCACCTCCTCGGCGCACGGCGGTCAGCCGTTCCTGGCGCCGTACGTCGCCGCCAAAGCGGGCCTCGCAGGTTTGACCCGCAACGCGGCGCACGCGCACCGCTGGGACCGGATCCGGATCAACGGCCTGAACATCGGCTGGACCGCGACGGAGGGCGAGGACGCCACACAGCGCGCCTTCCACGGCGCCGGCGACGACTGGCGGGAGCAGGCCGCGGCGCGGCTGCCGATGGGAAAGCTGGGCCAACCGGACGAGATCGCCGACTTCGTGGTGTTCCTGCTGTCCGATCGCTCCGGTGTGGTGACCGGGTCGGTGATCGACTGGGACCAGAACGTGCTCGGCGGCCTCGACTGA
- a CDS encoding LacI family DNA-binding transcriptional regulator codes for MGHPFPIREIARQAGLSEATVDRVLNARGGVRESTAQEVRRAIADLDRQRTQVRLVGRTFMVDIVVQAPERFSTAVRAALEAELPSLHPAVVRSRFHFRETGPAAEQVRTLDRIARRGSQGVILKAPDVPEVTAAVGRLTAAGIPVVSLVTDLPASRRVGYVGSDNRAAGATAAYLMGQWLGDRPGNVLTSLSSGFFRNEEEREMGFRSVMRARHPERTLVEIAEGQGLDATQYDLVRAALARDPEIRAVYSIGGGNDATLRAFADLGRTCAVFIAHDLDHDNTRLLREHRLSAVLHHDLRQDMREACHLVMRAHGALPPAGPPLPSAIQVVTPYNMPAPTDG; via the coding sequence ATGGGCCACCCGTTCCCGATCCGGGAGATCGCACGTCAGGCGGGTCTCAGCGAGGCCACCGTGGACCGAGTGCTGAACGCCAGGGGAGGGGTGCGCGAGAGCACCGCGCAGGAGGTGCGCCGGGCCATCGCCGACCTCGACCGTCAGCGCACACAGGTCCGGCTGGTCGGCCGTACGTTCATGGTCGACATCGTGGTGCAGGCGCCCGAGCGGTTCTCGACCGCCGTACGCGCCGCCCTGGAGGCCGAACTGCCGTCCCTGCACCCGGCGGTGGTCCGCTCCCGCTTCCACTTCCGCGAGACCGGCCCGGCCGCCGAGCAGGTCAGGACGCTGGACCGGATCGCCCGGCGCGGCTCCCAGGGCGTGATCCTCAAGGCGCCGGACGTCCCCGAGGTCACCGCGGCCGTGGGCCGGCTCACCGCGGCCGGCATCCCGGTCGTCTCCCTGGTCACCGACCTGCCCGCCAGCCGCCGGGTCGGCTACGTCGGCAGTGACAACCGTGCCGCCGGCGCCACCGCCGCCTATCTGATGGGCCAGTGGCTCGGCGACCGGCCCGGCAACGTCCTCACCAGCCTCAGCAGCGGCTTCTTCCGCAACGAGGAGGAGCGCGAGATGGGCTTCCGCAGCGTGATGCGGGCCCGGCATCCCGAGCGGACCCTGGTGGAGATCGCCGAGGGACAGGGCCTGGACGCCACCCAGTACGACCTGGTCCGCGCCGCCCTGGCACGGGATCCGGAGATCCGCGCCGTGTACTCCATCGGCGGCGGCAACGACGCCACCCTGCGCGCCTTCGCCGACCTCGGCCGCACCTGCGCGGTGTTCATCGCCCACGACCTCGACCACGACAACACCCGGCTGCTGCGCGAACACCGGCTGTCCGCCGTGCTCCACCACGATCTGCGCCAGGACATGCGGGAGGCCTGCCATCTCGTCATGCGGGCGCACGGCGCGCTGCCCCCGGCCGGCCCGCCGCTGCCGTCCGCGATCCAGGTTGTCACGCCGTACAACATGCCCGCACCGACGGACGGCTGA
- a CDS encoding cupin domain-containing protein, with product MTHSFALHIPDAGLEPEPLAPEQIVSGNPEVTGKVVWESPDGRQIRGIWQITPGVVTDTEADELFVVISGSATIEIAEGPTLTVGPGDMAVLRAGDRTTWTVHETLRKAYAINL from the coding sequence ATGACGCACAGCTTCGCACTGCACATCCCCGACGCCGGCCTCGAACCCGAACCCCTCGCCCCGGAGCAGATCGTCTCCGGGAACCCGGAGGTCACCGGGAAGGTGGTCTGGGAGTCTCCGGACGGCCGGCAGATCCGCGGGATCTGGCAGATCACGCCCGGCGTGGTCACCGACACGGAGGCGGACGAACTGTTCGTGGTGATCAGCGGTTCGGCGACGATCGAGATCGCGGAGGGGCCGACGCTGACCGTCGGGCCGGGCGACATGGCGGTGCTGCGCGCGGGCGACCGTACGACGTGGACGGTGCACGAGACACTGCGCAAGGCGTACGCGATCAACCTGTGA
- a CDS encoding poly-gamma-glutamate hydrolase family protein: MTRTEQVEIEGVPLLATLVPGDGIGLLALHGSIEGGTAELAGLVARRCGATSLVFTQPGAREPVHIPSPRMAADHCALLREFLRRVSLTVSLHGHMRPEAPRTVFLGGANRPAARVLAEAFAAGAPQFPTVTDLAAIPPGLRGVHPRNPVNLTRLAGVQVELPLLARTSGGADIPPDAVADALTAGVEELGRPVPRGAAP, translated from the coding sequence ATGACACGCACCGAACAGGTCGAGATCGAGGGCGTCCCGCTCCTCGCGACCCTGGTACCCGGCGACGGTATCGGGCTCCTGGCGCTGCACGGCAGCATCGAGGGCGGCACCGCCGAACTCGCCGGCCTCGTGGCCCGCCGCTGCGGCGCCACCAGCCTCGTCTTCACCCAGCCGGGCGCCCGGGAGCCCGTCCACATACCGTCCCCACGCATGGCGGCCGATCACTGTGCACTGCTCCGGGAGTTCCTGCGGCGGGTCTCCCTCACGGTCTCCCTGCACGGCCATATGCGCCCCGAGGCGCCACGCACGGTCTTCCTGGGCGGCGCCAACCGGCCCGCGGCCCGAGTCCTGGCCGAGGCGTTCGCCGCCGGGGCCCCGCAGTTCCCGACCGTCACCGACCTGGCGGCGATTCCGCCCGGCCTGCGCGGCGTACACCCCCGGAACCCCGTCAACCTGACCCGCCTCGCCGGAGTCCAGGTGGAACTACCCCTCCTGGCCCGTACGAGCGGCGGCGCTGACATCCCGCCGGATGCGGTGGCGGACGCGCTGACCGCAGGAGTGGAAGAACTCGGCAGGCCGGTGCCCCGAGGTGCAGCGCCCTGA
- a CDS encoding Gfo/Idh/MocA family protein, with translation MRIGILGLGRIGAFHAETLSGLDAVESLVVTDPFADAAKAAADRFGAEVVDSPEALLAAGVDGIVVAAATDAHPALILAGVEAGVPVFCEKPVAKTMSEGVEVLKAVRGSDVPIQIGYNRRFDAGFTAARAAVRAGELGKLHTVRSTTLDPAPPPAAYVAASGGIFRDCSVHDFDIIRWVTGREVTEVYAVGGNRGADYIKEAGDADTTGAILTLDDGTIAVVSNSRHNARGYDVRMELHGFTDSIAVGLDDKLPLRSVEPGVTFPAGTPHDFFMDRFTDAYRAELTAFTEVVAGARPSPCTIEDALEAGWIAEACTLSLHEHRPVTLAEVRQA, from the coding sequence ATGCGCATCGGAATCCTCGGCCTCGGCCGCATCGGCGCCTTCCATGCCGAGACCCTCTCCGGCCTCGACGCCGTCGAGTCACTCGTTGTCACCGACCCGTTCGCGGACGCGGCCAAGGCCGCCGCCGATCGGTTCGGGGCCGAGGTCGTGGACTCGCCGGAGGCGCTGCTGGCCGCCGGTGTGGACGGCATCGTGGTGGCGGCCGCGACCGACGCCCACCCCGCCCTGATCCTGGCCGGCGTCGAGGCCGGCGTCCCGGTCTTCTGCGAGAAGCCCGTCGCGAAGACGATGAGCGAGGGCGTCGAGGTGCTCAAGGCCGTCCGGGGCAGCGACGTGCCGATCCAGATCGGCTACAACCGCCGGTTCGACGCGGGATTCACCGCCGCGCGCGCCGCCGTCCGGGCGGGCGAGCTGGGCAAGCTGCACACGGTCCGCTCCACGACCCTGGACCCGGCGCCGCCGCCGGCCGCGTATGTCGCGGCGTCCGGTGGCATCTTCCGCGACTGCTCCGTGCACGACTTCGACATCATCCGCTGGGTGACCGGCCGTGAGGTCACCGAGGTGTACGCGGTCGGCGGCAACCGGGGCGCCGACTACATCAAGGAGGCGGGCGACGCCGACACCACCGGCGCGATCCTCACCCTGGACGACGGCACCATCGCGGTGGTCTCCAACTCCCGCCACAACGCACGTGGTTACGACGTCCGCATGGAGTTGCACGGCTTCACGGACTCGATCGCGGTCGGCCTGGACGACAAGCTGCCGCTGCGCTCGGTCGAACCCGGGGTGACCTTCCCGGCCGGCACCCCGCACGACTTCTTCATGGACCGCTTCACCGACGCCTACCGTGCCGAACTCACCGCGTTCACCGAGGTCGTGGCCGGCGCCCGCCCCTCCCCCTGCACGATCGAGGACGCCCTGGAGGCAGGCTGGATCGCCGAGGCCTGCACCCTGTCCCTGCATGAGCACCGACCGGTGACGCTGGCGGAGGTCCGCCAGGCCTGA
- a CDS encoding phytanoyl-CoA dioxygenase family protein: MSVASVPGRASLSEQDCDLGTFRALIDRTTHLADYPHAASVAENVLVYEGERLRTAEDRDAQRAELVRALADGPGIVVVRGAFADPSVVDRVTAVFEALIAEQRASGAAAGDHFAKPGANDRVWNALEKTALYDPEAFADYYANDILALVSAAWLGPGYQVTSQVNVVNPGGAGQSAHRDYHLGFLSNATAAAYPAHVHRLSPVLTLQGAVAHCDMPVASGPTLYLPYSQRYEPGYLAWRLPEFQAYFEARHVQLPLAKGDAAFFNPALFHAAGTNRTADVRRTANLLQVSSAFGRAMETVDREAVANAVFPVLLRRAAEGAGEEWLENVIAASAEGYPFPTNLDSDPPVDGLAPPAQADVVRRAVREEWSPQRLRAELRAGTERRAS; the protein is encoded by the coding sequence ATGTCCGTCGCTTCCGTGCCAGGCCGTGCCTCGCTGTCCGAGCAGGACTGCGACCTCGGCACCTTCCGCGCCCTGATCGACCGGACGACACACCTGGCGGACTATCCGCACGCCGCGTCCGTGGCGGAGAACGTCCTGGTGTACGAGGGTGAGCGGCTGCGTACCGCCGAGGACCGGGACGCGCAGCGGGCCGAGCTCGTGCGGGCGCTCGCCGACGGCCCGGGGATCGTCGTGGTGCGGGGCGCCTTCGCCGACCCGTCCGTCGTCGACCGGGTCACCGCGGTGTTCGAGGCGCTGATCGCCGAGCAGCGGGCCTCGGGGGCGGCCGCGGGCGATCACTTCGCAAAGCCGGGCGCCAACGACCGGGTGTGGAACGCGCTGGAGAAGACGGCCCTGTACGACCCGGAGGCGTTCGCCGACTACTACGCGAACGACATCCTGGCCCTGGTCTCGGCCGCCTGGCTGGGCCCCGGCTACCAGGTGACCTCGCAGGTCAACGTGGTCAACCCGGGCGGCGCCGGCCAGAGCGCGCACCGGGACTACCACCTCGGCTTCCTGAGCAACGCGACCGCGGCCGCCTACCCCGCCCATGTGCACCGCCTCTCCCCGGTGCTCACGCTGCAGGGCGCGGTCGCCCACTGCGACATGCCGGTGGCGTCGGGCCCGACGCTGTATCTGCCGTACTCGCAGCGCTACGAGCCGGGGTATCTGGCCTGGCGACTGCCGGAGTTCCAGGCGTACTTCGAGGCGCGCCACGTACAACTCCCGCTCGCCAAGGGCGACGCGGCCTTCTTCAACCCGGCGCTCTTCCACGCCGCCGGCACCAACCGCACGGCGGACGTGCGGCGCACGGCCAATCTGCTCCAGGTGTCCTCCGCCTTCGGACGCGCGATGGAGACGGTGGACCGGGAAGCCGTGGCGAACGCGGTGTTCCCGGTGCTGCTGCGCCGCGCGGCCGAGGGTGCCGGCGAGGAGTGGCTGGAGAACGTGATCGCGGCGAGCGCCGAGGGCTACCCCTTCCCGACCAACCTCGACAGCGACCCGCCGGTCGACGGTCTGGCCCCGCCCGCGCAGGCGGACGTGGTGCGGCGGGCGGTGCGCGAGGAGTGGTCCCCGCAGCGGCTCCGTGCCGAGCTGCGGGCAGGTACGGAACGGCGAGCGAGCTGA
- a CDS encoding LacI family DNA-binding transcriptional regulator, with amino-acid sequence MRPPTIRDVADRAGVSKSLVSLVLRGSGPVSPGKREAVLRAVRELGYRPNAAARSLSEQRTRTVGVLLDDLRNPWFVDLLDGLNSLLHTAGLHMLLADARLNRRMGHDLAEPFLDLGVDGLVVVGTVPDPGELGATARRMPVVVAGAREPQPAGVDVVAGDDEHGARLATEHLLGLGHRRIAHLAGHGAVGALRRRGFEAAMRAHGAEPVVEPGDLTEEGGYRGTVRLLSRPERPTALFAVNDMASVGALSAAEELGLRVPRDLSVAGYDNTSISRLRHVWLTTVDTAPYEIGRRAARCLLDRFDGRYDEGAGRVHLAVPTLEIRGTTAPPS; translated from the coding sequence ATGAGACCGCCGACGATCCGTGACGTGGCCGACCGGGCCGGAGTGTCCAAGTCGCTGGTCTCGCTGGTGCTGCGGGGCTCGGGACCGGTCAGCCCAGGGAAACGGGAGGCCGTGCTGCGGGCCGTGCGCGAGCTGGGCTACCGGCCCAACGCGGCCGCCCGCAGCCTGAGCGAACAGCGCACCCGCACGGTCGGCGTCCTCCTGGACGACCTGCGCAACCCGTGGTTCGTCGACCTGCTCGACGGCCTCAACTCCCTGCTGCACACAGCCGGTCTGCACATGCTGCTCGCCGACGCCCGGCTGAACCGGCGGATGGGACACGACCTCGCCGAACCGTTCCTGGACCTGGGCGTCGACGGCCTGGTGGTGGTCGGCACGGTTCCGGACCCCGGCGAACTCGGGGCGACGGCACGGCGGATGCCGGTCGTGGTGGCGGGTGCCCGCGAGCCGCAGCCGGCGGGTGTGGACGTCGTCGCCGGGGACGACGAGCACGGGGCCCGGCTCGCCACCGAGCACCTGCTCGGCCTCGGTCACCGGCGGATCGCCCATCTCGCGGGCCACGGCGCGGTCGGCGCACTGCGCCGGCGCGGCTTCGAGGCGGCGATGCGGGCCCACGGCGCCGAACCGGTCGTGGAGCCCGGCGATCTGACCGAGGAGGGCGGCTACCGGGGGACCGTACGCCTGCTCAGCCGCCCCGAGCGGCCGACGGCACTCTTCGCCGTCAACGACATGGCCTCGGTGGGCGCCCTCTCGGCGGCCGAGGAACTGGGCTTGCGCGTGCCGCGGGACCTCTCGGTGGCCGGCTACGACAACACCAGCATCTCCCGGCTGCGGCACGTCTGGCTGACCACGGTCGACACCGCGCCGTACGAGATCGGACGGCGCGCCGCCCGCTGTCTGCTCGACCGGTTCGACGGGCGGTACGACGAGGGGGCGGGGCGCGTCCACCTCGCCGTACCGACGCTGGAGATCCGGGGGACGACGGCGCCGCCTTCGTGA
- a CDS encoding ABC transporter permease, giving the protein MSMAQQAEPALGRPPASGPKESDGRTARRPLALRLLARPEVGVFLGAAAVLVFFLIAAPAVRQGSSMATILYQSSTIGIMALPVALLMIGGEFDLSSGVAVISSALTASMLSYQLTLNVWTGVIVALVVSLAIGFFNGWLVVKTGLPSFLITLGTFLILQGVNLAVTKLVTGNVATDDISDMDGFAQAKKIFASSFDVGGVQVKITVVWWLVFAALATWVLLRTKYGNWIFAVGGNKESARAVGVPVTFTKISLFMLVGLGAWFVGMHNLFSFNTVQSGEGVSNELIYIAAAVIGGCLLTGGSGSAIGSVFGAFMFGMVNQGIVYAGWNPDWFKAFLGVMLLGAVLINQWVQRTATRR; this is encoded by the coding sequence ATGAGCATGGCGCAGCAGGCTGAGCCGGCCCTCGGCAGGCCGCCGGCGTCCGGCCCGAAGGAGAGCGACGGCCGTACCGCGCGGCGCCCGCTGGCGCTACGGCTGCTGGCCCGCCCCGAGGTGGGTGTCTTCCTCGGCGCGGCCGCCGTACTGGTCTTCTTCCTGATCGCCGCGCCCGCGGTGCGTCAGGGCAGTTCGATGGCGACGATCCTGTACCAGTCGTCGACGATCGGGATCATGGCGCTGCCGGTAGCCCTGTTGATGATCGGCGGCGAGTTCGACCTGTCGTCCGGTGTCGCGGTGATCTCCTCGGCGCTGACCGCGAGCATGCTCAGCTACCAGCTGACCCTGAACGTGTGGACCGGCGTGATCGTCGCCCTGGTCGTCTCGCTCGCCATCGGGTTCTTCAACGGCTGGCTGGTGGTGAAGACCGGGCTGCCCAGCTTCCTGATCACGCTGGGCACGTTCCTGATCCTGCAGGGTGTGAACCTGGCCGTGACCAAGCTGGTCACCGGCAATGTCGCCACCGACGACATCAGCGACATGGACGGCTTCGCCCAGGCGAAGAAGATCTTCGCGTCGTCGTTCGACGTGGGCGGGGTGCAGGTGAAGATCACGGTCGTGTGGTGGCTGGTCTTCGCCGCGCTGGCGACCTGGGTGCTGCTGCGCACGAAGTACGGGAACTGGATCTTCGCGGTCGGCGGGAACAAGGAGTCGGCGCGGGCAGTGGGTGTGCCCGTGACGTTCACCAAGATCTCGCTGTTCATGCTGGTCGGTCTCGGTGCCTGGTTCGTCGGCATGCACAACCTGTTCTCCTTCAACACCGTGCAGTCCGGCGAGGGAGTGAGCAACGAGCTGATCTACATCGCGGCGGCGGTGATCGGCGGCTGTCTGCTCACCGGCGGCTCCGGCTCGGCGATCGGTTCCGTCTTCGGCGCGTTCATGTTCGGCATGGTCAACCAGGGCATCGTCTACGCCGGCTGGAACCCTGACTGGTTCAAGGCCTTCCTCGGCGTGATGCTCCTCGGCGCCGTCCTGATCAACCAGTGGGTCCAGCGCACCGCGACCCGGAGGTAA